In Anas platyrhynchos isolate ZD024472 breed Pekin duck chromosome 22, IASCAAS_PekinDuck_T2T, whole genome shotgun sequence, the following proteins share a genomic window:
- the RNF223 gene encoding RING finger protein 223 isoform X2 produces MSCFTQLWHSSTPDSPTSPVPASPNEAPIPISPIVITSPGDSKRKARSPTDKPGSPNPTSPKPTSPVECSICFNTYDNTFKTPKLLQCSHVFCLECVARLSKGLPPNHPEDQLPCPFCRQLTSIPLEGVPALETSKELLATLPPELQQEKVLWMEGTKLCCRRSSDDPENPDSCISIDVAMSKPESPEAPPTGLAGRLSRCDMCDDWKRIVLLSALIIILFCIILWPVQCALKTGNLRCFTRTVAMSRPEYLPPKHTTAAPAVTQIPFQ; encoded by the coding sequence ATGTCGTGTTTCACCCAGCTGTGGCACTCCAGCACCCCGGACTCGCCCACCAGCCCCGTCCCCGCCTCTCCAAATGAAGCCCCCATCCCCATCAGCCCCATCGTTATCACCTCCCCAGGGGACAGCAAGAGGAAAGCCAGGTCCCCCACCGACAAGCCGGGCTCTCCAAACCCAACCTCCCCGAAGCCGACCTCCCCCGTCGAATGTTCCATTTGCTTCAACACCTACGACAACACCTTCAAGACGCCCAAACTGCTCCAATGCTCCCACGTGTTCTGCCTGGAGTGCGTGGCCCGCCTGAGCAAAGGGCTGCCCCCGAACCACCCCGAGGACCAGCTCCCCTGCCCCTTCTGCCGCCAGCTGACCAGCATCCCCCTGGAAGGCGTCCCGGCTCTCGAGACCAGCAAGGAGCTCCTGGCCACGCTGCcccctgagctgcagcaggagaaggTGCTGTGGATGGAGGGGACCAAGCTCTGCTGCCGCCGGTCCTCCGACGACCCCGAGAACCCAGACTCGTGCATCTCCATCGACGTTGCCATGAGCAAACCCGAAAGCCCAGAGGCTCCCCCGACGGGGCTGGCGGGGAGGCTGTCCCGCTGCGACATGTGCGACGACTGGAAGCGCATCGTCCTCCTCTCGGCCCTCATCATCATCCTCTTCTGCATCATCCTGTGGCCGGTGCAGTGCGCCCTGAAGACGGGGAACCTCCGCTGCTTCACCAGGACTGTGGCGATGAGCAGGCCGGAATACCTCCCCCCGAAACACACCACGGCAGCCCCAGCCGTCACGCAGATCCCTTTCCAGTAG
- the RNF223 gene encoding RING finger protein 223 isoform X1, which produces MESSALLPAQVSGSTGWESPRALVISPGTVMSCFTQLWHSSTPDSPTSPVPASPNEAPIPISPIVITSPGDSKRKARSPTDKPGSPNPTSPKPTSPVECSICFNTYDNTFKTPKLLQCSHVFCLECVARLSKGLPPNHPEDQLPCPFCRQLTSIPLEGVPALETSKELLATLPPELQQEKVLWMEGTKLCCRRSSDDPENPDSCISIDVAMSKPESPEAPPTGLAGRLSRCDMCDDWKRIVLLSALIIILFCIILWPVQCALKTGNLRCFTRTVAMSRPEYLPPKHTTAAPAVTQIPFQ; this is translated from the exons ATGGAgtcctctgctctcctccctgcccaggTGTCGGGGAGCACCGGCTGGG agtCTCCCAGGGCTCTCGTTATCTCCCCGGGCACCGTCATGTCGTGTTTCACCCAGCTGTGGCACTCCAGCACCCCGGACTCGCCCACCAGCCCCGTCCCCGCCTCTCCAAATGAAGCCCCCATCCCCATCAGCCCCATCGTTATCACCTCCCCAGGGGACAGCAAGAGGAAAGCCAGGTCCCCCACCGACAAGCCGGGCTCTCCAAACCCAACCTCCCCGAAGCCGACCTCCCCCGTCGAATGTTCCATTTGCTTCAACACCTACGACAACACCTTCAAGACGCCCAAACTGCTCCAATGCTCCCACGTGTTCTGCCTGGAGTGCGTGGCCCGCCTGAGCAAAGGGCTGCCCCCGAACCACCCCGAGGACCAGCTCCCCTGCCCCTTCTGCCGCCAGCTGACCAGCATCCCCCTGGAAGGCGTCCCGGCTCTCGAGACCAGCAAGGAGCTCCTGGCCACGCTGCcccctgagctgcagcaggagaaggTGCTGTGGATGGAGGGGACCAAGCTCTGCTGCCGCCGGTCCTCCGACGACCCCGAGAACCCAGACTCGTGCATCTCCATCGACGTTGCCATGAGCAAACCCGAAAGCCCAGAGGCTCCCCCGACGGGGCTGGCGGGGAGGCTGTCCCGCTGCGACATGTGCGACGACTGGAAGCGCATCGTCCTCCTCTCGGCCCTCATCATCATCCTCTTCTGCATCATCCTGTGGCCGGTGCAGTGCGCCCTGAAGACGGGGAACCTCCGCTGCTTCACCAGGACTGTGGCGATGAGCAGGCCGGAATACCTCCCCCCGAAACACACCACGGCAGCCCCAGCCGTCACGCAGATCCCTTTCCAGTAG